In the Salvia splendens isolate huo1 chromosome 16, SspV2, whole genome shotgun sequence genome, ATGAACTTCTCTGCTTCAGCAGTGATGACATTCTTAGCAAGCCAGATCACTTTGTTTTTGTGTGACATCAAACTTCTAAAAATTGTCACTCTttgtatatgttgatgacattcTTAACACTGATGTACATATAATTGATGAACTATGCCATTCTTTCAACAACAATTTAATACTCTCACATCCCAAGTTAACAATTTGTATTTGTTTTTAAGGCGTCCCAAGTTAAAtaaatcatattctattaaAGCAAAAATATAATATCTTCTACTTTAGTTTCTTTCTTCACTTATCTACTAGTTTTAGCAAGGTGTTTGGGATGACATTAGAGAATTCTTGGAGAACAAAGATAGGTATAAAAAAAAGACTTGTTGGGAGAAACTAAATTGCTTGGCCGAACACACAACCCAACATATCTTTGGTTCTCTGATAGGCCCAAACAAATTCATTGGGATGTTGTCATTTGAATTCTTCAATATATCAAGAAAGTTCAAGGAAATGTTTGTTGCTCAAGAAGAACAGTCATCTAAAGATCAAAGTATATTCGGATATTGATTATGTAGTCTCAAAAAATTATAACATTACTCAAAAAAATTTTACCAAGCTAGACATGATTGATATAATGGAGTACTATAATAGAGTATTTTGAATACAATTCTCTTCTCCTACATGTCACTATATTATAGTGGTTGACATATACAAAAACTTGTGATTAATAGGTGCTTTTGTAATTTAGTTAGTGTTTGGATATGAGTCTAAACTGGTTTGCCTATATTGATCCGTTATATCATCGGACACATGAAAATAGCTTTGTAAAATAGTTGAAATGGCAATTTTGATGTTGTGGTCCACACTTCACACCCTTGATTTTTCCGCCAACGGTAACGTGATTCTCATCATTCATTAATAACTAGAGTATCACCTAATTTTAGatgtttattataaaaaaattcaaaacaaaagATAATTAAAAGTAATGTTTGTTCAACCATATGACCATATCTACTAAAGCAACCAATTGTCCTTCAATTTGAGCGAACCCTTTTCTTTTGATGCTAGGGCAATTATGCCATTTCATTTTCATACAATGGGTATTTTTGTCCAAAAAAGTTAGGTTGTATAAAAATAAGGAAATTACTTAACTATAACATAAAAACCTAGCTATGCAATTACATAAAAGTTAAAACCCAATTTTTAAGAGCCCATCAAAATAAATGTTTTCTCTGattctctcatttttttcagCGAAATTCATCACATGTAAAAGAGGCTGAGACAATTTTTGTTCATTTCAAAAGAATAAACAAAGGCCTTTGAATAAGTCGAAAATTGACGCTTAATATAAGTCAAACccctttattttattctctaaacTCATTTAAAAAAGATGGCTTTTTTTTAATCAACGGATGGGAACATTTGaaatctccctctctcttttctctTGGTAAAGCTAAAGTTAAAGATAAAGCAAGTTGGAATTGAAATAATGTTAAATATGCCAACTGCCAAACTCACAATTCTTGACTGCGCCTACACATTTACAACCATACCACATTTCTGTGATATACATTAATACCATCTCTTTTCAAACTtctatcattttcatcttatatTTTTGGCAATAGGATTgacaaaatactaaaaaatcTACCCATCTAATATCCACCTTCACATTTATATTCAAACCAACTATTCCATACACATTTAAGGTTGAAATAAATGCCACACAACCCAACAAACGAGTTGGGACCTTTCAAAGTCTTAAAAATCTTACTTACTAAATCCAGACTTTTATACACCTCAAAAATCAAATTATTGACATTGTTCTTGACAATTTTGGCAAATTATAGTCAACTCTAGAATCACCAAAAGTTTGCCAAGCCCCACCTCTTGGTGAAATTTACTATCAACCACCATTCCAAAATAGCAATATCCCACAAAACTCATGCATCAAAAGAgcaccttttcttttcttttttcaggATATTGTGAGACAAGTTGCAAAACAAACATAATTTCTGACTCTCAGAAATGATAGGGATATTTACTAAACTTCTATATTCATGTCACATACAACTGAAataattgaaaactactttcATGTCTCAAAAGAGCTACTACTATTTTCCTAATTTGCAAACAGTGAGAGGAGCAGAAGTGAAGTAAGATTATTTACTTATTTCATGGAAATGCAAAGGATATTTAGAAGATTTATATGATTACTTCACATACTGATACAAGTGAAACAATGTATACAACAAAATGCATCATGGCATGCATTCCAGATTGAAAAATCAATAATCAAGAACTTACCAGTGAAGGAAGAAGTCATAAGGGACAGCTCGCCTTTCTCTAGCCCGGATGCAAAATAGAGACTGAATCGATATTGTCAAGCCAAGTAACTAACTGCAGGGTACATGGCCTCGCCTTTGGATTCTCCCTCAAACAGAGGCAAGCAATCTCGAGTACAGTTAGCATCACCTGCGTGTTTTGCTTGTCATAAACGAATGGATCCAAAACTTCGACTTCCCTGCCTAACCTCTTCATTCGAATCACCCATGAAATCATGTCCCGGTAAGCTTTTGGTCTGCACATATCCATTGGCCTCTTGCCAGTAAGAAGCTCCAAAAGAACAACTCCAAAACTGTATATATCCCCTTTGTAGGTCGCAACGGAGGCCTGGCCGTACTCTGGAGGAATGTAGCCGAGAGTTCCAACAAGGTCGGTTGTGACATGAGTGTCATAAGGAAGAATGAGCCTCGCAAGTCCAAAATCAGCTAAATGAGCTTCAAATTCCTCGTCTAAAAGAATGTTGCTTGATTTTATATCCCTATGGAGGATTCGAGGGTCACAAGACTGGTGCAAGTAAGCAAGACCTCGTGCTGCCCCCCTCGCGATCTGCAGCCTCTTCTCCCAATCTAACGAGGAAGGGCCGTCAGTTTTCTCATGTAACCAGTAATCAAGGCTACCATTCtccatatatttatatataagtaGCCTGTCGTTCTTGTACTTACAATATCCTTGAAGTTGAACGAGATTTGGGTGCTGTGCTCTTGAGAGGGTCTCTATTTCGGCTTGGAATTCCCTCTCAATCTGGAAATATTCACCTGAAAGCCTTTTTATCGCCACCTTCCTTCCATCTGGGAGGATGGCCTTGTACACCAGTCCAAATCCCCCACAACCAATGATATTTGATTGATCAAAATCATCTGTAGACTTCAACAGTTCATCAAGAATAATCTCTTTGCTCTCCTTGTTCTGACATAGGATAACTAGACTCGATATCTCTGCCAAATTCTTTTCCGTGGCATCAGCATCTTCATTTTCTGGATCCACAACTTTTCGCTTGCATGAGCACAAAACAATAAGGTAGACAAGAGCAGCAAGAATAATAGTTCCTGCACCAATTCCAACACCCACTGCTATAGCAACACTCCTTGCTTTCTtcgacttgtgagttgataggCGAGGGACATTGTTGTTAGATCGGCAAGGAGGTAAACCGTGGTCACCACAGAGATCTGGGTTACCTTCAAAGCTCGAGTTGGGGAAGGTTGCAAACTGATTGCCAGAAGGAATGGTGCCAGAGAGAGCATTGTGAGCCACACTGAAGGATGACAGAAATGTGAGGTTACTCAAAGAACGTGGTATAGTTCCATTTAGCTCATTGAAAGACAAATCCAAAGTCTCTAGGCTCGTCAAGAGAGACAAAGTGCTCGGAATGGATCCAGATAAATTATTGCATTTCAGGTCCAAAACATGCAACCTTTTCAAATTACCAAACTCCGGCCAGATCGGTCCAGTAAGAAAGTTGTTGCCAAGTTCCAGTGTTGGAGGAAAGCTCATGGCCATTTTGTACTTTAACCCGTATTGGTTCTTTCGTACAAAGAGGGGGAAATCCGGGGAAGGTTCCACCATGGACACATTACCACTGATCATGCTTTGCATTTCAGTAAGCTCTTTTGGCAGATTCCCAGTGAAAGAGTTGTTGGATAAGTCCAAGTAAAACAGAGATGACAAGTTGCCAAACCAAGGCGGAATTGAACCTCCCATTCGATTCCACGACAAATCCAACAGCTGCAAGTCCCTGCACCGACTCAACCACTGGGGAATATCACCGGTGAGTCTGCAACTGGCAATCACAAGAGTCTTGAGTTTTAAAA is a window encoding:
- the LOC121770817 gene encoding phytosulfokine receptor 1-like; the protein is MTVFVLFMILTFLRFSSRAQNSTCNSNDLEALRAFMHNLDSPLEGWDFNSSSSSCCDWPGITCSSPPSRVIKLELGDRRFFGNLSESLANLELLKTLNLSRNYLKGSIPLSLLHLPQLEILDLSYNLISGTFPSSINLPSIRVINVSENSIGGALPAEICSNSTTIRVLNVVDNYLTGVVPLGLGNCTSLEELALATNLIHGALPEDLYRLQKLNKLFLQENNLSGQLSRLIGNLSNLARLDLSLNKFSGNLPDVFDRFVGLSYFSAQSNSFSGSIPASLANSPTIASLSLRNNSLGDTIVLNCSAMVNLVSLDLATNRFQGEIPANLPSCKKLRMMNLARNHFTGEIPQSFQNFQSLTSLSLSNTTITNLTTALDVLQHCRNLTTLVLTLNFRGEMMPANPSFELLKLKTLVIASCRLTGDIPQWLSRCRDLQLLDLSWNRMGGSIPPWFGNLSSLFYLDLSNNSFTGNLPKELTEMQSMISGNVSMVEPSPDFPLFVRKNQYGLKYKMAMSFPPTLELGNNFLTGPIWPEFGNLKRLHVLDLKCNNLSGSIPSTLSLLTSLETLDLSFNELNGTIPRSLSNLTFLSSFSVAHNALSGTIPSGNQFATFPNSSFEGNPDLCGDHGLPPCRSNNNVPRLSTHKSKKARSVAIAVGVGIGAGTIILAALVYLIVLCSCKRKVVDPENEDADATEKNLAEISSLVILCQNKESKEIILDELLKSTDDFDQSNIIGCGGFGLVYKAILPDGRKVAIKRLSGEYFQIEREFQAEIETLSRAQHPNLVQLQGYCKYKNDRLLIYKYMENGSLDYWLHEKTDGPSSLDWEKRLQIARGAARGLAYLHQSCDPRILHRDIKSSNILLDEEFEAHLADFGLARLILPYDTHVTTDLVGTLGYIPPEYGQASVATYKGDIYSFGVVLLELLTGKRPMDMCRPKAYRDMISWVIRMKRLGREVEVLDPFVYDKQNTQVMLTVLEIACLCLRENPKARPCTLQLVTWLDNIDSVSILHPG